A DNA window from Porites lutea chromosome 6, jaPorLute2.1, whole genome shotgun sequence contains the following coding sequences:
- the LOC140941401 gene encoding uncharacterized protein isoform X2, translating into MALRNHNNAGNLPTTHRIWEEDTTIIVLEQNQYRTQQTVAFQPGMSTPWQQYRADGQPRAVAVCCVVALYSRQSKEIWICDITSSNANELVVNDGQYKMIVTVYPRRNVVVSNFATDSRGNRLPSYARMFAFLLPLDIPMIYNATVQLTKEDGAMLCHEIVFTIRINLLEASVSWLQQSENLFEVEYPLPKIKLTGVLRFNFGWNVIMHFENLADNGEFEVYRRHRLILENWAKTRPHYQDLVAMILLEEGVACLIQHRLEEGISLARRACRLSSHFSCVNDRAIRGYASAVYAAAERFAGNQDGAKKHLVDALEIFEPMEPSTYTSITLYNIGAITMERSATIGITSTEGKEAENFLQKAADHWMYQQLNTTIRVLPRVYNRLISLYLKSSPNTAPDLNVTVSQESLTRASDVIERFENLFPDCSKWMKTTFCLGKTDYCIRKRDINEGLRVAQQALEISLASGLQRETTGARRRIDLLRELDNHRRHPPEVPATL; encoded by the exons ATGGCGTTAAGGAACCACAACAACGCAG GGAACCTTCCAACAACACACAGAATATGGGAGGAAGACACTACGATTATAGTGTTAGAGCAAAACCAATACAGAACTCAGCAAACAGTGGCATTTCAACCAGGAATGTCCACACCGTGGCAGCAGTACAGAGCTGATGGACAGCCACGGGCGGTAGCTGTTTGCTGTGTTGTGGCTCTTTACTCTAGACAAAGCAAGGAGATATGGATTTGTGATATAACATCCTCAAATGCCAATGAGCTTGTTgtt AATGACGGACAGTACAAGATGATCGTCACAGTATATCCACGAAGAAATGTTGTTGTTAGCAACTTTGCGACAGATAGCAGAGGAAATCGGCTTCCTTCCTATGCTCGTATGTTTGCCTTCCTTTTACCTCTCGATATTCCTATGATTTACAATGCGACAGTACAGCTTACAAAGGAGGATGGTGCCATGTTGTGTCATGAGATTGTGTTCACCATTAGAATAAACCTCCTGGAGGCGAGCGTTTCTTGGTTACAACAAAGTGAAAATCTGTTTGAAGTGGAATACCCTCTGCCGAAAATAAAACTTACAG GAGTGCTGCGGTTTAACTTTGGTTGGAATGTCATAATGCACTTTGAGAACTTGGCAGACAAtg GTGAATTTGAGGTCTACAGAAGACATAGATTGATACTAGAAAACTGGGCCAAAACAAGACCACATTATCAGGATCTAGTGGCTATGATACTGCTGGAG gaaggtgTAGCGTGCTTAATTCAACACAGGCTAGAGGAGGGAATCAGCCTCGCAAGACGAGCGTGCCGTTTATCGTCGCACTTCAGCTGTGTAAATGACCGTGCTATTAGAGGCTATGCATCTGCAGTGTATGCTGCCGCTGAGAGATTTGCTGGCAATCAAGATGGTGCAAAAAAACACCTTGTTGACGCCTTGGAG ATATTTGAACCAATGGAACCGTCTACTTATACATCAATAACGCTTTACAATATTGGGGCAATAACGATGGAAAGGTCAGCCACAATAGGAATAACTTCAACAGAAGGGAAAGAGGCAGAGAATTTCCTTCAAAAGGCAGCAGATCATTGGATGTATCAACAGCTTAACACGACAATTCGAGTACTTCCTCGTGTATACAACAGACTAATTTCGCTATATCTCAAATCATCACCAAACACGGCACCGGATCTCAACGTTACTGTGTCTCAAGAAAGCTTGACGCGTGCAAGTGACGTCATCGAGAGATTCGAGAATTTGTTCCCCGACTGTTCCAAGTGGATGAAAACTACTTTCTGTCTCGGAAAGACAGATTATTGTATTAGGAAAAGGGATATCAATGAAG GACTCAGGGTTGCTCAACAAGCCCTGGAAATTTCCTTGGCATCTGGATTACAAAGAGAAACAACAGGGGCAAGAAGACGAATAGATTTGCTGAGGGAACTTGACAACCACAGACGACATCCACCGGAAGTACCAGCGACATTGTAG
- the LOC140941401 gene encoding uncharacterized protein isoform X1, whose product MALRNHNNAGNLPTTHRIWEEDTTIIVLEQNQYRTQQTVAFQPGMSTPWQQYRADGQPRAVAVCCVVALYSRQSKEIWICDITSSNANELVVNDGQYKMIVTVYPRRNVVVSNFATDSRGNRLPSYARMFAFLLPLDIPMIYNATVQLTKEDGAMLCHEIVFTIRINLLEASVSWLQQSENLFEVEYPLPKIKLTGEFEVYRRHRLILENWAKTRPHYQDLVAMILLEEGVACLIQHRLEEGISLARRACRLSSHFSCVNDRAIRGYASAVYAAAERFAGNQDGAKKHLVDALEIFEPMEPSTYTSITLYNIGAITMERSATIGITSTEGKEAENFLQKAADHWMYQQLNTTIRVLPRVYNRLISLYLKSSPNTAPDLNVTVSQESLTRASDVIERFENLFPDCSKWMKTTFCLGKTDYCIRKRDINEG is encoded by the exons ATGGCGTTAAGGAACCACAACAACGCAG GGAACCTTCCAACAACACACAGAATATGGGAGGAAGACACTACGATTATAGTGTTAGAGCAAAACCAATACAGAACTCAGCAAACAGTGGCATTTCAACCAGGAATGTCCACACCGTGGCAGCAGTACAGAGCTGATGGACAGCCACGGGCGGTAGCTGTTTGCTGTGTTGTGGCTCTTTACTCTAGACAAAGCAAGGAGATATGGATTTGTGATATAACATCCTCAAATGCCAATGAGCTTGTTgtt AATGACGGACAGTACAAGATGATCGTCACAGTATATCCACGAAGAAATGTTGTTGTTAGCAACTTTGCGACAGATAGCAGAGGAAATCGGCTTCCTTCCTATGCTCGTATGTTTGCCTTCCTTTTACCTCTCGATATTCCTATGATTTACAATGCGACAGTACAGCTTACAAAGGAGGATGGTGCCATGTTGTGTCATGAGATTGTGTTCACCATTAGAATAAACCTCCTGGAGGCGAGCGTTTCTTGGTTACAACAAAGTGAAAATCTGTTTGAAGTGGAATACCCTCTGCCGAAAATAAAACTTACAG GTGAATTTGAGGTCTACAGAAGACATAGATTGATACTAGAAAACTGGGCCAAAACAAGACCACATTATCAGGATCTAGTGGCTATGATACTGCTGGAG gaaggtgTAGCGTGCTTAATTCAACACAGGCTAGAGGAGGGAATCAGCCTCGCAAGACGAGCGTGCCGTTTATCGTCGCACTTCAGCTGTGTAAATGACCGTGCTATTAGAGGCTATGCATCTGCAGTGTATGCTGCCGCTGAGAGATTTGCTGGCAATCAAGATGGTGCAAAAAAACACCTTGTTGACGCCTTGGAG ATATTTGAACCAATGGAACCGTCTACTTATACATCAATAACGCTTTACAATATTGGGGCAATAACGATGGAAAGGTCAGCCACAATAGGAATAACTTCAACAGAAGGGAAAGAGGCAGAGAATTTCCTTCAAAAGGCAGCAGATCATTGGATGTATCAACAGCTTAACACGACAATTCGAGTACTTCCTCGTGTATACAACAGACTAATTTCGCTATATCTCAAATCATCACCAAACACGGCACCGGATCTCAACGTTACTGTGTCTCAAGAAAGCTTGACGCGTGCAAGTGACGTCATCGAGAGATTCGAGAATTTGTTCCCCGACTGTTCCAAGTGGATGAAAACTACTTTCTGTCTCGGAAAGACAGATTATTGTATTAGGAAAAGGGATATCAATGAAGGTTAG